A region from the Plutella xylostella chromosome 8, ilPluXylo3.1, whole genome shotgun sequence genome encodes:
- the LOC105390740 gene encoding 6-phosphofructo-2-kinase/fructose-2,6-bisphosphatase isoform X1, with protein sequence MDVPNGSPSLRLRNAANAHSDSKKHDLNQCPSVMSPETKRLLPPTTETIMTKPFPIRGERANYVNIPHVIAMVGLPARGKTYISKKLSRYLNWIGINTRVFNLGEYRRHATTAYTSHEFFRADNKEAMAIRQQCALDALHDVCEWLARGGEVAVFDATNSTQERRRMIRDIVVHKMGFKLFFVESVCDDPRIIEQNIMEVKVSSPDYTNIQNTENVVNDFLLRIEHYKEKYEPLDETSESDFSFMKIFDTGEKVVVHKHEGHIQSRIVYYLMNIHIVPRTIYLTRHGESTYNLVGRIGGDSELSARGRRYAGALAAYIDTQRIPGLRVWTSWMKRAIQTVKDVKAPQERWKALNEIDAGICEEMTYAEIQQKYPSDFNARDGNKFAYRYPRGESYEDLVARLEPVIMELERQGNVLVVSHQAVMRCLLAYFLDKSAEELPYLHVPLHTVIKLTPVAYGCREEHITLPVTAVDTHRPKPQVIPAPPISQPSPPMELLNGEINGDKKEEKKAH encoded by the exons ATGGACGTGCCCAACGGCTCCCCGTCGCTGCGGCTGCGCAACGCCGCGAACGCTCACTCGGACAGCAAGAAGCATGACCTGAACCAGTGCCCCAGCGTGATGTCTCCGGAGACCAAGCGGCTGCTCCCGCCCACCACGGAGACCATCATGACCAAGCCCTTCCCCATACGAG GAGAGCGAGCCAACTATGTAAATATCCCGCACGTGATAGCCATGGTGGGGCTGCCTGCGCGCGGCAAGACCTACATATCCAAGAAACTCTCCAGGTATCTCAACTGGATTGGGATCAATACTAgag TATTCAACCTGGGCgagtaccggcggcacgcgaCCACCGCCTACACGTCGCACGAGTTCTTCCGCGCGGACAACAAGGAGGCCATGGCGATCCGGCAGCAGTGCGCGCTGGACGCGCTGCACGACGTGTGCGAGTGGCTCGCGCGCGGAGGTGAAGTAGCC GTGTTTGACGCGACGAACTCGACGCAGGAGCGGCGGCGCATGATCCGCGACATCGTGGTGCACAAGATGGGCTTCAAGCTGTTCTTTGTGGAGTCAGTCTGTGACGACCCTAGGATCATAGAGCAGAACATTATG GAAGTGAAAGTAAGCAGTCCCGACTACACCAACATCCAAAACACAGAGAACGTGGTCAACGACTTCCTGCTCCGAATAGAGCACTACAAGGAGAAATACGAACCCCTGGATGAGACCAGCGAGTCGGACTTCAGTTTCATGAAGATATTTGATACGGGAGAGAAGGTGGTCGTGCACAAGCATGAAGGGCATATACAGAGCCGGATAGTGTACTATTTGATGAATATACATATTGTGCCGCGGACGATATATTTGACCAGG CACGGCGAAAGCACATACAACCTAGTAGGCCGGATCGGCGGAGACAGCGAACTctcggcgcgggggcggcgctaCGCGGGCGCGCTGGCCGCCTACATCGACACGCAGCGCATCCCGGGCCTCCGCGTGTGGACCTCGTGGATGAAGCGGGCCATACAGACGGTGAAGGATGTTAAAGCGCCGCAGGAACGGTGGAAGGCGCTCAATGAGATTGATGCG GGCATATGTGAAGAGATGACGTACGCGGAAATACAACAGAAGTACCCTTCAGATTTCAACGCGCGGGACGGCAACAAATTTGCGTATAG GTACCCCCGCGGCGAATCCTACGAAGACCTGGTAGCTCGCCTGGAACCAGTCATCATGGAGCTGGAGCGGCAGGGCAACGTGCTGGTGGTGAGCCACCAGGCCGTCATGCGGTGCCTGCTGGCCTACTTCCTCGACAAGAGCGCCG AGGAGCTGCCGTACTTACACGTGCCCCTCCACACGGTGATCAAGCTCACCCCGGTCGCGTACGGGTGCCGCGAGGAGCACATCACGCTGCCCGTCACCGCCGTCGACACGCACCGCCCCAAGCCGCAG GTGATCCCCGCGCCCCCCATTAGCCAGCCATCGCCCCCCATGGAGCTTCTTAACGGAGAAATAAATGGTGacaaaaaagaagaaaaaaaagcaCATTAA
- the LOC105390740 gene encoding 6-phosphofructo-2-kinase/fructose-2,6-bisphosphatase isoform X3: MDTEENRAEGWKYLNKQFFGDGERANYVNIPHVIAMVGLPARGKTYISKKLSRYLNWIGINTRVFNLGEYRRHATTAYTSHEFFRADNKEAMAIRQQCALDALHDVCEWLARGGEVAVFDATNSTQERRRMIRDIVVHKMGFKLFFVESVCDDPRIIEQNIMEVKVSSPDYTNIQNTENVVNDFLLRIEHYKEKYEPLDETSESDFSFMKIFDTGEKVVVHKHEGHIQSRIVYYLMNIHIVPRTIYLTRHGESTYNLVGRIGGDSELSARGRRYAGALAAYIDTQRIPGLRVWTSWMKRAIQTVKDVKAPQERWKALNEIDAGICEEMTYAEIQQKYPSDFNARDGNKFAYRYPRGESYEDLVARLEPVIMELERQGNVLVVSHQAVMRCLLAYFLDKSAEELPYLHVPLHTVIKLTPVAYGCREEHITLPVTAVDTHRPKPQVIPAPPISQPSPPMELLNGEINGDKKEEKKAH; encoded by the exons atggatacCGAAGAAAACCGTGCCGAAGGATGGAAATACTTAAACAAGCAGTTCTTTGGAGACG GAGAGCGAGCCAACTATGTAAATATCCCGCACGTGATAGCCATGGTGGGGCTGCCTGCGCGCGGCAAGACCTACATATCCAAGAAACTCTCCAGGTATCTCAACTGGATTGGGATCAATACTAgag TATTCAACCTGGGCgagtaccggcggcacgcgaCCACCGCCTACACGTCGCACGAGTTCTTCCGCGCGGACAACAAGGAGGCCATGGCGATCCGGCAGCAGTGCGCGCTGGACGCGCTGCACGACGTGTGCGAGTGGCTCGCGCGCGGAGGTGAAGTAGCC GTGTTTGACGCGACGAACTCGACGCAGGAGCGGCGGCGCATGATCCGCGACATCGTGGTGCACAAGATGGGCTTCAAGCTGTTCTTTGTGGAGTCAGTCTGTGACGACCCTAGGATCATAGAGCAGAACATTATG GAAGTGAAAGTAAGCAGTCCCGACTACACCAACATCCAAAACACAGAGAACGTGGTCAACGACTTCCTGCTCCGAATAGAGCACTACAAGGAGAAATACGAACCCCTGGATGAGACCAGCGAGTCGGACTTCAGTTTCATGAAGATATTTGATACGGGAGAGAAGGTGGTCGTGCACAAGCATGAAGGGCATATACAGAGCCGGATAGTGTACTATTTGATGAATATACATATTGTGCCGCGGACGATATATTTGACCAGG CACGGCGAAAGCACATACAACCTAGTAGGCCGGATCGGCGGAGACAGCGAACTctcggcgcgggggcggcgctaCGCGGGCGCGCTGGCCGCCTACATCGACACGCAGCGCATCCCGGGCCTCCGCGTGTGGACCTCGTGGATGAAGCGGGCCATACAGACGGTGAAGGATGTTAAAGCGCCGCAGGAACGGTGGAAGGCGCTCAATGAGATTGATGCG GGCATATGTGAAGAGATGACGTACGCGGAAATACAACAGAAGTACCCTTCAGATTTCAACGCGCGGGACGGCAACAAATTTGCGTATAG GTACCCCCGCGGCGAATCCTACGAAGACCTGGTAGCTCGCCTGGAACCAGTCATCATGGAGCTGGAGCGGCAGGGCAACGTGCTGGTGGTGAGCCACCAGGCCGTCATGCGGTGCCTGCTGGCCTACTTCCTCGACAAGAGCGCCG AGGAGCTGCCGTACTTACACGTGCCCCTCCACACGGTGATCAAGCTCACCCCGGTCGCGTACGGGTGCCGCGAGGAGCACATCACGCTGCCCGTCACCGCCGTCGACACGCACCGCCCCAAGCCGCAG GTGATCCCCGCGCCCCCCATTAGCCAGCCATCGCCCCCCATGGAGCTTCTTAACGGAGAAATAAATGGTGacaaaaaagaagaaaaaaaagcaCATTAA
- the LOC105390740 gene encoding 6-phosphofructo-2-kinase/fructose-2,6-bisphosphatase isoform X2, translating into MDVPNGSPSLRLRNAANAHSDSKKHDLNQCPSVMSPETKRLLPPTTETIMTKPFPIRGERANYVNIPHVIAMVGLPARGKTYISKKLSRYLNWIGINTRVFNLGEYRRHATTAYTSHEFFRADNKEAMAIRQQCALDALHDVCEWLARGGEVAVFDATNSTQERRRMIRDIVVHKMGFKLFFVESVCDDPRIIEQNIMEVKVSSPDYTNIQNTENVVNDFLLRIEHYKEKYEPLDETSESDFSFMKIFDTGEKVVVHKHEGHIQSRIVYYLMNIHIVPRTIYLTRHGESTYNLVGRIGGDSELSARGRRYAGALAAYIDTQRIPGLRVWTSWMKRAIQTVKDVKAPQERWKALNEIDAGICEEMTYAEIQQKYPSDFNARDGNKFAYRYPRGESYEDLVARLEPVIMELERQGNVLVVSHQAVMRCLLAYFLDKSAEELPYLHVPLHTVIKLTPVAYGCREEHITLPVTAVDTHRPKPQVTIEHTLLYTW; encoded by the exons ATGGACGTGCCCAACGGCTCCCCGTCGCTGCGGCTGCGCAACGCCGCGAACGCTCACTCGGACAGCAAGAAGCATGACCTGAACCAGTGCCCCAGCGTGATGTCTCCGGAGACCAAGCGGCTGCTCCCGCCCACCACGGAGACCATCATGACCAAGCCCTTCCCCATACGAG GAGAGCGAGCCAACTATGTAAATATCCCGCACGTGATAGCCATGGTGGGGCTGCCTGCGCGCGGCAAGACCTACATATCCAAGAAACTCTCCAGGTATCTCAACTGGATTGGGATCAATACTAgag TATTCAACCTGGGCgagtaccggcggcacgcgaCCACCGCCTACACGTCGCACGAGTTCTTCCGCGCGGACAACAAGGAGGCCATGGCGATCCGGCAGCAGTGCGCGCTGGACGCGCTGCACGACGTGTGCGAGTGGCTCGCGCGCGGAGGTGAAGTAGCC GTGTTTGACGCGACGAACTCGACGCAGGAGCGGCGGCGCATGATCCGCGACATCGTGGTGCACAAGATGGGCTTCAAGCTGTTCTTTGTGGAGTCAGTCTGTGACGACCCTAGGATCATAGAGCAGAACATTATG GAAGTGAAAGTAAGCAGTCCCGACTACACCAACATCCAAAACACAGAGAACGTGGTCAACGACTTCCTGCTCCGAATAGAGCACTACAAGGAGAAATACGAACCCCTGGATGAGACCAGCGAGTCGGACTTCAGTTTCATGAAGATATTTGATACGGGAGAGAAGGTGGTCGTGCACAAGCATGAAGGGCATATACAGAGCCGGATAGTGTACTATTTGATGAATATACATATTGTGCCGCGGACGATATATTTGACCAGG CACGGCGAAAGCACATACAACCTAGTAGGCCGGATCGGCGGAGACAGCGAACTctcggcgcgggggcggcgctaCGCGGGCGCGCTGGCCGCCTACATCGACACGCAGCGCATCCCGGGCCTCCGCGTGTGGACCTCGTGGATGAAGCGGGCCATACAGACGGTGAAGGATGTTAAAGCGCCGCAGGAACGGTGGAAGGCGCTCAATGAGATTGATGCG GGCATATGTGAAGAGATGACGTACGCGGAAATACAACAGAAGTACCCTTCAGATTTCAACGCGCGGGACGGCAACAAATTTGCGTATAG GTACCCCCGCGGCGAATCCTACGAAGACCTGGTAGCTCGCCTGGAACCAGTCATCATGGAGCTGGAGCGGCAGGGCAACGTGCTGGTGGTGAGCCACCAGGCCGTCATGCGGTGCCTGCTGGCCTACTTCCTCGACAAGAGCGCCG AGGAGCTGCCGTACTTACACGTGCCCCTCCACACGGTGATCAAGCTCACCCCGGTCGCGTACGGGTGCCGCGAGGAGCACATCACGCTGCCCGTCACCGCCGTCGACACGCACCGCCCCAAGCCGCAGGTGACCATAGAGCACACACTACT ATACACATGGTGA
- the LOC105381894 gene encoding uncharacterized protein LOC105381894, translating into MSSLYKSYLSTVPKYRSSLVNYLDLPTEYYTSVSPYIYDDVSSPTLSRCSSLGCPLYSPLSDRWRSLSSSSLALSRALTDSDIDYNRYKRLRSRLYSSSWDLLHSHLDAFPRGYLASLRDYYYPDPVDYKVYDSYRRSRILEEKHLARMRRKYEEIRVYDRDDPALPALKEAIAKLDYRVGLIQGIF; encoded by the exons ATGAGCAGCCTCTACAAGTCCTACCTCAGCACCGTGCCGAAGTACCGCTCCAGCCTCGTCAACTACTTGGACCTACCCACCGAATACTACACTTCTGTATCTCCATACATTTACGACGATGTCAGCAGCCCTACACTGAGTCGATGCTCGTCGCTCGGCTGTCCACTGTACTCGCCACTGTCCGATAGATGGCGCTCTCTTAGCTCGTCTAGTCTCGCACTGTc cagGGCGCTGACCGATTCAGATATCGATTACAATCGATACAAACGG CTCCGCAGCCGCCTGTACAGCAGCAGCTGGGACCTGCTGCACTCCCACCTCGACGCTTTCCCGCGCGGGTACCTGGCGTCACTGCGGGACTATTACTACCCCGACCCTGTGGACTATAAG GTGTACGACAGCTACCGTCGCTCCCGTATACTAGAAGAAAAGCACTTAGCTCGTATGCGCAGGAAGTACGAGGAGATTCGCGTATACGATCGTGATGATCCCGCACTACCGGCCTTGAAGGAGGCCATCGCTAAACTGGACTATAGGGTGGGTTTGATACAAGGCATattctaa